The Pseudomonas triclosanedens genome has a window encoding:
- a CDS encoding DUF1656 domain-containing protein encodes MPREIAFHGVYMPTLTLMFIVAAVLCWGIDRIFASIGLYRFTWHPALFRVCLFACLFGGLSLTIYK; translated from the coding sequence CTGCCCCGCGAGATCGCATTCCACGGGGTCTACATGCCGACCCTGACCCTGATGTTCATCGTTGCCGCGGTGCTCTGCTGGGGCATCGACCGGATCTTTGCGTCCATCGGCCTGTACCGTTTCACCTGGCATCCGGCGCTATTCCGCGTGTGCCTGTTCGCCTGCCTGTTTGGCGGGCTATCCCTCACTATTTACAAGTAA
- a CDS encoding FUSC family protein, with translation MAGNEQLFRPGRTAPLEALRRAVLDWARSDGVTWIYIAKVLLASLLTLWLAMRLELPQPSTATITVFIVMQPQSGQVFAKSFYRILGSVVGLTVMVALIAIFAQQRELFLLVSALWIGLCTVGAARYRDFRSYACVLAGYTATLIGLPATLHPEAAFMSAVWRVLEISLGILCSMVVSATLFPQTSSTAMRNALYQRFGAFAGFVLNNLGGGERPKFEAANVAFAAQAVGLEALRSVTSFEDPHMRLRSGRLSRLNNEFMVLTTRYHALHQLLSRLRAQQAKEVLRALQPCLDELAQVLGPWRDQSVTDRDAELLATQLESHRSRMMQRIRSGRAQLLAEQDDEAALLDYNTAGELLYRLADDLYNYAQTHASLAAHKHERENWKHGFSAKANLVASLVAGGRTALMVLVFGIFWIETAWPSGSTFVLNAAAVAALVSAAPDPAKMAMQMAVGTFIAAILGFSETFFVFPHLDGFALLAFALAPVFAVGAYFSTKPSYAGYGLGLLVFFSFGAIPANLTVYDPGRMLNEYIALVLSQSLAAVVAAVIMPPTSAWLWRRLERDLRLRVVEAISGRLDGLVSSFESGTRDLLNQAYGLAARSPQMQRRLLRWTFVVLEVGHAIIELRAEQEALPDEPCYAESTPWRQSIRAMGRALIRLFVQPGEANRERALAAVQQAIDCVKGTDEPRAPDFESSPLRRVLSYLHFIRSTLLDPQSPLRDTEPTSGNAIHVA, from the coding sequence ATGGCGGGCAACGAACAGTTGTTCAGGCCCGGCCGGACAGCGCCGCTCGAGGCGCTGCGCCGCGCGGTGCTGGACTGGGCGCGTAGCGATGGCGTCACCTGGATCTACATCGCCAAGGTGCTGCTCGCGTCGCTGCTGACCCTGTGGCTGGCAATGCGCCTGGAACTGCCGCAGCCGAGCACGGCGACCATCACCGTGTTCATCGTCATGCAGCCGCAGAGCGGCCAGGTGTTCGCCAAAAGCTTCTACCGGATTCTCGGCAGTGTCGTCGGCCTGACCGTGATGGTCGCGCTGATCGCCATCTTCGCCCAGCAGCGCGAGCTGTTCCTGCTGGTCTCGGCGTTGTGGATCGGCCTGTGCACCGTCGGCGCCGCGCGCTACCGCGACTTCCGTTCCTACGCTTGCGTGCTCGCCGGCTATACCGCGACGCTGATCGGCCTGCCAGCCACGCTGCACCCTGAGGCGGCCTTCATGTCGGCGGTCTGGCGGGTACTGGAAATCAGCCTCGGCATTCTCTGTTCGATGGTGGTGAGCGCCACGCTATTCCCGCAGACATCCAGTACTGCCATGCGCAACGCGCTGTACCAGCGTTTCGGCGCCTTCGCCGGCTTCGTGCTGAACAACCTCGGCGGGGGCGAACGACCGAAGTTCGAGGCGGCCAACGTGGCCTTCGCCGCCCAGGCCGTGGGCCTGGAGGCGCTGCGCAGCGTCACCAGTTTCGAAGACCCGCATATGCGCCTGCGTTCCGGCCGCCTGTCGCGCCTGAACAACGAGTTCATGGTACTGACCACGCGCTACCACGCCTTGCATCAGTTGCTCTCGCGTCTGCGTGCGCAGCAGGCCAAGGAAGTGCTGCGGGCGTTGCAGCCGTGCCTGGACGAACTCGCCCAGGTGCTCGGCCCGTGGCGCGACCAGTCGGTGACCGACCGTGACGCGGAGCTACTCGCCACGCAGCTCGAAAGCCATCGCTCGCGGATGATGCAGCGTATCCGCAGTGGCCGCGCGCAACTGCTCGCCGAGCAGGACGACGAGGCTGCGTTGCTGGACTACAACACTGCCGGCGAGCTGCTCTATCGACTTGCCGACGACCTCTACAACTACGCCCAGACCCACGCCTCCCTGGCCGCCCACAAGCACGAGCGGGAGAACTGGAAGCACGGCTTCTCGGCCAAGGCCAACCTGGTAGCCTCGCTGGTCGCCGGCGGCCGTACCGCGCTGATGGTACTGGTATTCGGCATCTTCTGGATCGAGACCGCCTGGCCCAGCGGCAGCACCTTCGTGCTCAATGCCGCTGCCGTTGCCGCGCTGGTCTCGGCCGCGCCGGACCCGGCGAAGATGGCGATGCAGATGGCCGTGGGGACCTTCATCGCGGCGATCCTCGGCTTTTCCGAGACCTTCTTCGTGTTCCCGCACCTCGACGGCTTCGCGCTGCTGGCCTTCGCCCTGGCGCCGGTGTTCGCGGTGGGAGCGTACTTCTCGACCAAGCCCAGTTACGCCGGCTACGGCCTGGGCCTGCTGGTGTTCTTCAGCTTCGGCGCGATCCCGGCGAACCTGACCGTCTACGATCCGGGGCGCATGCTCAACGAGTACATCGCCCTGGTGTTATCGCAAAGCCTGGCGGCGGTGGTGGCCGCGGTGATCATGCCGCCGACCAGCGCGTGGCTGTGGCGTCGCCTGGAAAGGGACCTGCGCCTGCGTGTGGTGGAGGCCATCAGTGGCCGCCTCGACGGCCTGGTTTCGTCCTTCGAGAGCGGCACCCGCGACCTGCTCAACCAGGCCTACGGCCTTGCCGCGCGCAGCCCGCAGATGCAGCGCCGGCTGCTGCGCTGGACCTTCGTGGTGCTGGAGGTGGGGCACGCCATCATCGAGCTGCGTGCCGAACAGGAAGCGCTGCCCGACGAGCCCTGCTATGCCGAGTCGACACCCTGGCGGCAGTCCATCCGGGCGATGGGCCGTGCGCTGATCCGCCTGTTCGTGCAGCCCGGCGAAGCCAACCGCGAGCGCGCGCTGGCCGCCGTGCAGCAGGCCATCGACTGCGTGAAGGGCACCGACGAGCCGCGCGCCCCGGACTTCGAAAGCTCGCCGCTGCGCCGCGTGCTCAGCTACCTGCATTTCATCCGCAGCACACTGCTCGATCCGCAGTCGCCGCTGCGCGATACCGAACCGACTTCAGGAAATGCCATCCATGTTGCCTGA
- a CDS encoding LysR family transcriptional regulator, which yields MDTLQTMRAFVCVAETGSFTAAAQQLNTTTAYVSRAVANLESHLQTRLLNRTTRRIALTEAGQRYLLRCEQILAYVEEAEAEASDAHARPAGRLRVHSMTGIGQHYVIRAIAHYRQQHPEVTFELTMANRVPDLLDEGFDVAIVVASELPDSGLVSQRIGETYSILCASPDYLARRGAPKTPSDLIEHDCLRLISPVLPLDKWLFDGPNGQEMITLGPSPFQVNVGDAMTEAISSGMGISALPVYSAIDGLRDGSLVRVLPHYKLQLLNVYALYPSRQYLDAKIKTWVAYLRENLPGVLQADGAGIANVTS from the coding sequence ATGGACACATTGCAGACCATGCGTGCGTTCGTCTGCGTCGCGGAAACCGGCAGTTTCACTGCCGCCGCGCAGCAGCTGAACACCACCACCGCCTACGTTTCGCGGGCCGTGGCCAATCTGGAGTCGCACCTCCAGACTCGCCTGCTCAATCGCACCACCCGGCGCATCGCCCTGACCGAAGCCGGCCAGCGCTACCTGCTGCGCTGCGAGCAGATCCTCGCCTATGTCGAGGAAGCGGAGGCCGAGGCCAGCGACGCCCACGCGCGCCCTGCCGGACGCCTGCGAGTCCACTCCATGACCGGCATCGGCCAGCACTATGTGATCCGCGCCATCGCCCACTATCGCCAGCAGCACCCGGAAGTCACCTTCGAACTGACGATGGCCAACCGAGTGCCCGACCTGCTCGACGAAGGCTTCGACGTGGCCATCGTGGTCGCCTCCGAACTGCCCGACTCGGGGCTGGTCTCGCAGCGCATCGGCGAGACCTACAGCATCCTCTGCGCATCGCCCGACTACCTGGCCCGCCGTGGCGCACCGAAAACGCCGTCGGACCTGATCGAGCACGACTGCCTGCGCCTGATCAGCCCCGTCCTGCCGCTGGACAAGTGGCTGTTCGACGGCCCCAACGGCCAGGAAATGATCACCCTCGGCCCATCCCCCTTCCAGGTGAACGTGGGCGACGCCATGACCGAGGCGATCAGCTCCGGCATGGGCATCAGCGCCCTGCCCGTGTACTCGGCGATCGATGGCCTGCGCGACGGCTCCCTGGTACGTGTGCTGCCGCACTACAAGCTGCAGTTGCTCAACGTCTACGCCCTCTACCCATCGCGGCAATACCTCGACGCCAAGATCAAAACCTGGGTCGCCTACCTGCGGGAGAACCTCCCCGGCGTGCTACAGGCCGATGGCGCGGGCATTGCCAACGTCACCTCCTGA
- a CDS encoding SDR family oxidoreductase, whose translation MSQPVVLITGCSSGIGRALAEVFQGAGYQVWATARRDEDVAALDQAGFRGVLLDVNDEAAVERLAEQVQREAGGLDVLVNNAGYGAMGPLLDGGSVAIRKQFETNVFAVVGMTRALFPALRARRGLVVNIGSVSGVLVTPFAGAYCASKAAVHALNDALRLELAPFGIDVMEVQPGAIASNFGANASREMSAVISESSAWWPLRTFIQARAAASQDNPTPASDFARQLLAAVQRSPRPRLVRIGNGSRALPLLARWMPTGLMDKVLKKRFGLNGQL comes from the coding sequence ATGTCCCAGCCCGTCGTGCTCATCACCGGTTGCTCCAGCGGTATCGGCCGCGCTCTCGCCGAGGTGTTCCAGGGAGCGGGGTATCAGGTCTGGGCCACTGCCCGCCGCGACGAGGATGTCGCCGCCCTCGATCAGGCTGGCTTTCGCGGTGTGCTGCTGGACGTCAACGACGAAGCCGCCGTGGAACGTCTCGCCGAACAGGTGCAGCGCGAGGCCGGCGGCCTGGATGTGCTGGTCAATAACGCCGGTTACGGCGCGATGGGTCCGTTGCTGGACGGCGGCAGCGTGGCGATCCGCAAGCAGTTCGAGACCAACGTGTTCGCCGTGGTCGGCATGACCCGAGCGCTATTCCCGGCCCTGCGCGCCCGGCGCGGGCTGGTGGTGAACATCGGCAGCGTGTCGGGCGTGCTGGTCACGCCCTTCGCCGGCGCCTACTGCGCCTCCAAGGCGGCGGTGCATGCGCTCAACGACGCGCTGCGCCTGGAGCTGGCCCCGTTCGGCATCGACGTGATGGAAGTGCAGCCCGGCGCCATTGCCTCCAACTTCGGCGCCAACGCCAGCCGCGAGATGTCCGCCGTGATCAGTGAAAGCTCCGCATGGTGGCCGCTGCGCACATTCATCCAGGCGCGCGCCGCCGCGTCCCAGGACAACCCCACACCCGCCAGCGATTTCGCCCGCCAGCTACTGGCCGCCGTGCAGCGCTCGCCCCGTCCGCGTCTGGTGCGCATCGGCAACGGCAGCCGCGCCCTGCCGCTGCTCGCGCGCTGGATGCCGACCGGGCTTATGGACAAGGTGCTGAAGAAACGCTTCGGGCTGAACGGACAACTCTGA
- a CDS encoding TIGR01459 family HAD-type hydrolase, with amino-acid sequence MTSSRFSAVTHTRYIDHAGLDTFCADYDGFLLDLWGVLIDGVEVFPGALDWLARRAAEGKPVWFLSNASRSVPEMADTLVRLGVARELFAGITTSGQLAIDAFTHEREFQRGGIYTVGVGDALTTWPAEIRERFCDDIHAASLILGVGSFPQDELEERFAPLRGATDKPFLCANPDRVVVSGGETVFGAGRLAEAFAEEGGRVHWYGKPDPAAFRIAQRQLEARGAAHILFVGDSLVTDVPGALAARIDTLWLAATGIHRQALGVPFNGELDPVKTNALLDGYPIRPHFAAPGLV; translated from the coding sequence ATGACCTCCTCCCGCTTCAGCGCTGTCACCCACACCCGCTACATCGACCACGCCGGCCTGGATACCTTCTGCGCCGATTACGACGGTTTCCTGCTCGACCTCTGGGGTGTGCTGATCGATGGCGTCGAGGTCTTCCCCGGTGCCCTCGACTGGCTCGCCCGCCGCGCCGCCGAAGGCAAGCCGGTGTGGTTCCTGAGCAACGCCTCGCGCAGCGTTCCTGAAATGGCCGACACCCTGGTGCGCCTGGGCGTCGCCCGCGAGCTGTTCGCCGGCATCACCACCTCCGGCCAACTGGCCATCGATGCCTTCACCCACGAACGCGAATTCCAGCGCGGCGGCATCTACACCGTCGGCGTGGGCGATGCGCTGACCACCTGGCCTGCGGAAATCCGCGAGCGCTTCTGCGACGACATCCACGCCGCCTCGCTGATCCTCGGCGTTGGCAGCTTCCCGCAGGACGAACTGGAAGAACGCTTCGCGCCACTGCGCGGTGCCACCGACAAGCCGTTCCTGTGCGCCAACCCCGACCGCGTGGTGGTTTCCGGCGGTGAGACAGTGTTCGGTGCCGGCCGCCTCGCCGAAGCCTTCGCCGAGGAAGGCGGCCGTGTGCACTGGTACGGCAAGCCGGACCCTGCGGCCTTCCGCATCGCCCAGAGGCAACTGGAAGCACGTGGCGCGGCGCATATCCTGTTCGTTGGCGACTCGCTGGTAACCGACGTGCCGGGAGCGCTGGCAGCGCGCATCGATACCCTCTGGCTGGCCGCCACCGGTATCCACCGCCAGGCACTCGGCGTGCCGTTCAATGGCGAGCTGGACCCGGTGAAAACCAACGCGCTGCTCGACGGCTACCCTATTCGACCGCACTTTGCCGCGCCGGGGCTGGTCTGA
- a CDS encoding DMT family transporter, with product MNLSLYLLTVLIWGTTWIAIKLQVGVVGIPLSIAYRFSLAALVLFAILLLSRRLQPLGRRGQAICLAQGVSLFCINFLCFYTASQWIPSGLIAVVFSTATLWNALNARIFFGQRIAPNVLGGGTLGLLGLVLLFWPELSRHSAGAETYYGLGLALAGTLSFSAGNLLSSLQQKAGLRPLSTNAWGMLYGSLILLAICLVQGVPLTFDTSVQYVGSLLYLAIPGSVIGFTAYLTLVGRMGPERAAYCTVLFPVVALNVSAFVEGYQWTLPALAGLGLVMAGNVLVFRKPRPIVQPARA from the coding sequence ATGAACCTGTCGCTCTATCTGCTCACCGTGCTCATCTGGGGCACCACCTGGATCGCCATCAAGCTACAGGTCGGTGTCGTCGGCATCCCGCTGTCCATCGCCTACCGCTTCAGCCTCGCGGCGCTGGTGCTGTTCGCCATCCTCCTGCTCAGCCGCAGGCTGCAACCGCTGGGGCGGCGCGGTCAGGCCATCTGCCTTGCGCAGGGCGTGAGCCTGTTCTGCATCAACTTCCTGTGCTTCTACACCGCCAGCCAATGGATCCCCAGCGGGCTGATCGCCGTGGTCTTCTCTACCGCGACCCTCTGGAATGCGCTCAACGCGCGAATCTTCTTTGGCCAGCGCATCGCTCCGAACGTCCTGGGCGGCGGCACTCTGGGGCTGCTGGGGCTGGTCCTGCTGTTCTGGCCCGAGCTCTCCAGACATAGCGCTGGCGCCGAAACCTACTACGGGCTGGGCCTGGCGCTGGCCGGCACGCTCAGCTTCTCCGCCGGCAACCTGCTGTCGAGCCTGCAGCAGAAGGCCGGCCTGCGCCCGTTGTCCACCAATGCCTGGGGCATGCTCTACGGCTCGCTGATCCTCCTGGCGATCTGCCTCGTACAGGGAGTGCCGCTGACTTTCGATACGAGCGTGCAGTACGTCGGCTCGCTGCTCTACCTCGCCATTCCCGGCTCGGTGATCGGCTTCACCGCCTACCTCACCCTCGTCGGCCGCATGGGGCCGGAGCGCGCCGCCTATTGCACCGTGCTGTTCCCGGTGGTCGCGCTGAACGTTTCCGCCTTCGTCGAAGGCTACCAGTGGACGTTGCCGGCGCTGGCCGGGCTGGGGCTGGTGATGGCGGGCAACGTGCTGGTGTTCCGCAAGCCCAGGCCGATTGTGCAACCGGCTCGGGCATGA
- a CDS encoding tyrosine-protein phosphatase, translating to MSFPRILRAAVLMISLGAPLAFAAGEAPSDWAKPVDKSFNLYQMSPTLYRSALPNSQNLPLLEQLKVKTVVSFIKDDDKTWVGDQPINVVSFPTHADRVDDADVLKVLRILQQAELQGPVLMHCKHGRDRTGLFAAMYRTVVEGWSKEDALKEMTQGGFGTEDDMTDAIAYVQKADVNKLREALASGNCSTTVFSSCHLKEWLVSTFNEERPPHLGH from the coding sequence ATGTCCTTCCCCCGCATCCTGCGTGCCGCCGTACTGATGATCAGCCTCGGTGCCCCGCTCGCCTTCGCCGCCGGCGAAGCGCCGTCCGACTGGGCCAAGCCTGTGGACAAGTCGTTCAACCTCTACCAGATGTCGCCGACCCTGTACCGCAGCGCCCTGCCCAACAGCCAGAACCTGCCGCTGCTAGAACAGCTCAAGGTGAAAACCGTCGTCAGCTTCATCAAGGACGACGACAAGACCTGGGTTGGCGACCAGCCGATCAACGTGGTGAGCTTCCCCACCCACGCCGACCGCGTCGACGATGCCGACGTGCTGAAGGTCCTGCGCATTCTCCAGCAGGCCGAGCTGCAAGGCCCGGTACTGATGCACTGCAAGCACGGGCGTGACCGTACCGGCCTGTTCGCCGCCATGTACCGCACTGTGGTCGAGGGCTGGAGCAAGGAAGACGCGCTGAAGGAAATGACTCAGGGCGGCTTCGGCACCGAAGACGACATGACCGACGCCATCGCCTACGTGCAGAAGGCCGACGTGAACAAACTGCGCGAAGCCCTGGCCAGCGGTAATTGCAGCACCACCGTCTTCTCCAGTTGCCACCTCAAGGAGTGGCTGGTGAGCACCTTCAACGAAGAGCGCCCGCCGCACCTCGGCCACTGA
- a CDS encoding efflux transporter outer membrane subunit translates to MKGLTFVGSFVIFSTIAGCISTNGIAPQEQRLGDAELATDAAIEHANREAGWPAEQWWRAYGDPQLNAWVKTALEGSPTLAQAEARVRMAMSMAGIAESAESPQIGVDASLTRHRWPTDYFYGPGDLADTTTFNNNAALGFSYSLDLWGRERSNTERYLNIAKMTAAEARMAQLELESNIVRAYIQLSLQYAELDIGKAMLKQQEGILALAQRRLAGGIGTHFEVSQAEVPLPETERKIEAVDEAIQLTRNQIAALAGKGPGAGASIQRPSLKLTEGPGLPSKVPMELLGHRPDVVAARWKVAAQAKGVDVARAEFYPNVDLIASIGYSAVGGGVLEFLNAEKFTYGVGPAVSLPIFDGGRRRSQLGQESAGYDAAVAQYNQTLVNALKGISDQLIRMHSMELQEGFAAKSVASAQRTYDIATKAYRGGLTDYLNVLNAQTRLFQQQLVEQQVRAARLATHAGLVVALGGGLMDVKEGPKEHKMVPETVDVRAVGER, encoded by the coding sequence ATGAAAGGACTGACGTTCGTCGGCTCCTTTGTCATTTTTTCAACAATCGCCGGATGTATCAGTACCAATGGTATCGCCCCGCAGGAGCAGCGTCTGGGCGACGCCGAACTGGCCACCGACGCCGCTATCGAGCACGCCAACCGCGAAGCCGGCTGGCCCGCCGAGCAGTGGTGGCGCGCCTATGGCGATCCGCAGTTGAATGCCTGGGTGAAGACCGCGCTGGAGGGCAGCCCGACGCTGGCCCAGGCCGAAGCCCGGGTACGCATGGCCATGTCGATGGCCGGGATCGCCGAATCCGCCGAGTCGCCGCAGATCGGCGTCGACGCCTCGCTGACCCGTCACCGCTGGCCGACCGACTACTTCTACGGCCCGGGCGACCTGGCCGACACCACCACGTTCAACAACAATGCCGCGCTGGGCTTCAGCTATTCGCTGGACCTGTGGGGGCGCGAGCGCAGCAACACCGAGCGCTATCTGAACATCGCCAAGATGACCGCCGCCGAAGCGCGCATGGCCCAACTGGAGCTGGAGAGCAACATCGTCCGCGCCTATATCCAGTTGTCGCTGCAATACGCCGAGCTGGATATCGGCAAGGCCATGCTCAAGCAGCAGGAAGGCATCCTTGCGCTGGCCCAGCGCCGTCTGGCCGGTGGCATCGGCACTCATTTCGAAGTCAGCCAGGCGGAAGTCCCGCTGCCGGAAACCGAGCGCAAGATCGAGGCAGTGGACGAGGCCATCCAACTGACCCGCAACCAGATCGCGGCGCTGGCCGGCAAGGGGCCGGGCGCTGGCGCCTCCATCCAGCGTCCGAGCCTGAAACTCACCGAAGGCCCGGGGCTGCCCAGCAAGGTGCCGATGGAGCTGCTCGGTCATCGTCCGGACGTGGTCGCCGCCCGCTGGAAGGTCGCGGCCCAGGCCAAGGGCGTGGATGTCGCCCGCGCCGAGTTCTACCCCAACGTCGACCTGATCGCGAGCATCGGCTACAGCGCGGTAGGCGGCGGGGTGCTGGAGTTCCTCAACGCCGAGAAGTTCACCTATGGCGTCGGCCCGGCCGTTTCGTTGCCGATCTTCGATGGCGGTCGCCGCCGCTCCCAGCTCGGCCAGGAGTCGGCCGGCTACGACGCCGCCGTGGCGCAGTACAACCAGACCCTGGTCAACGCGCTCAAGGGCATCTCCGACCAGTTGATCCGCATGCACTCGATGGAGCTGCAGGAAGGCTTCGCCGCCAAGTCCGTGGCTTCGGCCCAGCGTACCTACGACATTGCCACCAAGGCGTACCGTGGCGGCCTGACCGACTATCTCAACGTGCTCAACGCGCAGACCCGGTTGTTCCAGCAGCAACTGGTCGAGCAGCAGGTTCGCGCCGCTCGCCTGGCCACCCATGCCGGCCTGGTGGTCGCCCTCGGTGGCGGCCTGATGGATGTGAAGGAAGGTCCGAAGGAACACAAGATGGTTCCCGAGACCGTCGACGTCCGTGCGGTGGGCGAGCGCTGA
- a CDS encoding efflux RND transporter periplasmic adaptor subunit has translation MTLKSIISLLATLIILAVAALIGRALWVNYMDTPWTRDGRVRADIINVAADVSGVVVDVPVRDNQRVKKGDLLMQIDPDHYRIAVKQAEALVASRKATLQMRQLNAKRRRAMDEEVVSRESLDDASNTAAASEADYEQALAALDAAKLNLERTQVRASVDGYVTNLNVHRGDYARVGDAKMAVVDENSYWIYGYFEETKLPHIRVGDPAELQLMSGERLKGHVESIARAIYDRDNPESRELVADVNPTFNWVRLAQRVPVRIHIDEVPDGVLLAAGITATVIVNPESRDAERSDGAAAPQ, from the coding sequence ATGACCCTCAAATCCATCATCAGCCTGTTGGCGACCCTGATCATCCTGGCGGTCGCCGCGTTGATCGGACGCGCCCTCTGGGTGAACTACATGGATACGCCCTGGACCCGCGACGGCCGGGTGCGCGCCGACATCATCAACGTCGCCGCCGACGTTTCCGGCGTGGTGGTCGACGTGCCGGTGCGCGATAACCAGCGGGTGAAGAAAGGCGACCTGCTGATGCAGATCGACCCCGATCACTACCGCATTGCCGTGAAGCAGGCCGAAGCGCTGGTCGCCTCGCGCAAGGCCACCCTGCAGATGCGCCAGCTCAACGCCAAGCGCCGCCGGGCGATGGATGAGGAAGTCGTCTCGCGCGAGAGCCTGGACGACGCCAGCAATACCGCCGCCGCCTCCGAGGCCGACTACGAGCAGGCCCTGGCCGCGCTGGATGCCGCCAAGCTGAACCTGGAACGCACCCAGGTGCGCGCATCGGTGGATGGCTACGTGACCAACCTCAACGTGCACCGTGGCGACTACGCCCGTGTGGGCGATGCGAAGATGGCGGTGGTCGACGAGAACTCCTACTGGATCTACGGCTACTTCGAGGAAACCAAGTTGCCGCACATCCGCGTGGGCGATCCGGCGGAGCTGCAACTGATGAGCGGCGAGCGCCTGAAAGGCCATGTCGAGAGCATCGCTCGTGCCATTTACGACCGCGACAACCCGGAAAGCCGAGAACTGGTGGCCGACGTGAACCCGACCTTCAACTGGGTACGCCTGGCCCAGCGCGTGCCGGTGCGCATCCACATCGACGAAGTGCCGGACGGCGTGCTGCTGGCGGCGGGCATCACCGCCACCGTGATCGTCAACCCGGAGAGCCGTGACGCTGAACGCTCGGACGGAGCGGCTGCGCCGCAGTGA
- a CDS encoding multidrug transporter, producing MLYGILLIVTWVVLLIRYPSRALPISGAGLVGLAVVIALAIWQDSSDARQLQHLELRIAYQPEQCAPGRPLAISLRNGASRPLLELRWKVAAYRPGDTTDLAENLYEAPRYRGPGALLPGDAWSDCLPLPPLRPGYRASTLEFRAERVDGRFGN from the coding sequence ATGCTGTACGGCATCCTGCTGATCGTCACCTGGGTCGTCCTGCTGATCCGCTACCCCTCCCGCGCCCTGCCGATTTCCGGCGCCGGGCTGGTTGGCCTGGCCGTGGTGATCGCCCTCGCCATCTGGCAGGACAGCAGCGACGCCCGCCAGTTGCAGCATCTGGAACTGCGCATCGCCTACCAGCCCGAGCAATGCGCCCCCGGCCGCCCCCTGGCTATCAGCCTGCGAAACGGGGCCTCGCGCCCGTTGCTGGAACTGCGCTGGAAGGTCGCCGCCTACCGTCCCGGCGACACCACCGACCTCGCCGAAAACCTCTACGAAGCCCCACGCTACCGTGGTCCCGGCGCACTCCTGCCAGGCGATGCGTGGAGCGACTGCCTGCCGCTGCCGCCGCTGCGCCCCGGCTATCGCGCCAGCACCCTGGAGTTCCGCGCCGAGCGGGTAGACGGCCGCTTCGGCAACTGA
- a CDS encoding 2-hydroxyacid dehydrogenase, translating to MKKNVFVFSRLAPEHLDRLRSQFNVTVLDPKQGDVDAQLAAALPTAHGMIGVGRPLGEKQLAQAGMLEVISSVSVGYDNYDLNYLNQRGIPLTNTPDVLTETTADLGFALIMATARRTAELDAWTKAGQWKRTVGTPQFGVDVYGKKLGIIGLGRIGAAIARRGRFGFSMDVLYHGNSRKPELEQELGARFCGFDELLGEADFVCVVVPLSDATRKLIGQRELELMKPSGILINIARGQVIDEAALVQALQEKRILAAGLDVYEKEPLAESPLFALPNAVTLPHIGSATFETRRAMAECALDNFEAALRGERPKNLVNPQTWKA from the coding sequence ATGAAAAAGAACGTCTTCGTCTTCAGCCGCCTTGCCCCGGAACATCTCGACCGTCTGCGCAGCCAGTTCAACGTCACCGTGCTCGACCCCAAGCAGGGCGACGTGGATGCGCAACTCGCCGCCGCCCTGCCGACCGCCCACGGCATGATCGGCGTTGGTCGCCCGCTGGGCGAGAAGCAACTGGCACAGGCCGGCATGCTCGAAGTGATCTCCAGCGTCTCGGTCGGCTACGACAACTACGACCTGAACTACCTGAACCAGCGTGGCATCCCACTCACCAACACCCCGGACGTGCTCACCGAAACCACCGCCGACCTCGGTTTCGCACTGATCATGGCCACTGCCCGGCGCACCGCCGAGCTGGACGCCTGGACCAAGGCCGGCCAGTGGAAGCGTACCGTGGGCACCCCTCAGTTCGGCGTCGATGTGTACGGCAAGAAACTCGGTATCATCGGCCTGGGCCGTATCGGCGCGGCCATCGCCCGAAGGGGTCGTTTCGGTTTCAGCATGGACGTGCTCTACCACGGCAACAGCCGCAAGCCGGAACTGGAGCAGGAACTGGGCGCGCGCTTCTGCGGCTTCGACGAACTGCTGGGCGAGGCGGACTTCGTCTGCGTGGTGGTGCCGCTCTCCGATGCCACCCGCAAGCTCATCGGCCAGCGAGAACTGGAACTGATGAAGCCCAGCGGCATCCTGATCAACATCGCCCGGGGCCAGGTGATCGACGAAGCCGCGCTGGTGCAGGCCCTGCAGGAAAAACGCATTCTCGCTGCCGGCCTGGACGTCTACGAGAAGGAGCCGCTGGCCGAATCGCCGCTGTTCGCCTTGCCCAACGCCGTGACCCTGCCGCATATCGGCTCCGCCACCTTCGAAACCCGCCGGGCGATGGCTGAGTGCGCGCTGGACAACTTCGAAGCCGCCCTGCGCGGGGAGCGTCCCAAGAACCTGGTCAACCCGCAGACCTGGAAGGCCTGA